In Actinomycetes bacterium, a single genomic region encodes these proteins:
- a CDS encoding alpha/beta hydrolase — protein sequence MRYVEVTLHGHRITYREAGDPRLPVLVLVHGITSSSATWDPVIPALAEHAHVIAPDLLGHGESDKPEADYSLGAQASGLRDLLGLLGHDRVSLVGHSLGGGVAMQFAYQYFEHCDRMVLVSSGGLGREVSVALRAATLPGAELVLPVIAHRQVRDAGVAMSRLLGRLPVRLRPSVGEVARGYASLADSPTRSAFVHTLRSVVGPGGQRVSAINRLYLAEGRATLIVWGALDTVIPVGHAHAAHAAIPGSRLEIFEQSRHFPHQDEPVRFARVLLDFLRTTEPAALDRATVRDRLANASSPLHVQTG from the coding sequence GTGCGGTACGTCGAAGTCACCCTGCACGGCCACCGGATCACCTACCGGGAGGCCGGTGATCCACGTCTTCCGGTGCTCGTCTTGGTGCACGGGATCACCAGCAGCAGCGCGACCTGGGATCCGGTCATCCCCGCGCTGGCCGAGCACGCCCACGTGATCGCGCCGGATCTGCTCGGCCATGGCGAGTCCGACAAACCCGAGGCCGACTACTCGCTGGGCGCTCAGGCGAGTGGGCTGAGGGATCTTCTGGGCCTGCTGGGCCACGATCGGGTTTCGTTGGTCGGGCACTCCCTCGGCGGCGGTGTCGCGATGCAGTTCGCCTACCAGTACTTCGAGCACTGCGATCGGATGGTGCTGGTGTCCAGCGGGGGGCTGGGCCGCGAGGTCAGTGTGGCGCTGCGGGCCGCGACGCTGCCCGGTGCGGAACTGGTGCTCCCGGTGATCGCCCACCGCCAGGTTCGTGACGCGGGGGTGGCGATGTCCCGGTTGTTGGGCCGGCTTCCCGTCCGATTGCGGCCCTCGGTGGGGGAGGTAGCCCGTGGCTACGCCTCCTTGGCGGACAGTCCTACTCGGTCGGCATTCGTGCACACGCTGCGGAGCGTCGTGGGTCCCGGTGGTCAGCGAGTCAGTGCCATCAACCGCCTCTACCTCGCCGAGGGGCGAGCGACCCTAATCGTGTGGGGCGCGCTGGACACGGTGATCCCCGTCGGCCACGCGCACGCCGCCCATGCGGCGATCCCCGGCAGCAGGCTGGAGATCTTCGAGCAGTCCCGACACTTTCCGCACCAAGACGAGCCGGTCCGGTTCGCCCGCGTGCTGCTGGACTTCCTGCGGACCACCGAGCCCGCGGCGCTCGATCGCGCCACCGTACGCGACCGCCTCGCGAACGCAAGCAGCCCACTGCACGTCCAGACAGGCTGA